A region of Carassius auratus strain Wakin chromosome 23, ASM336829v1, whole genome shotgun sequence DNA encodes the following proteins:
- the myt1b gene encoding myelin transcription factor 1 isoform X4 has translation MKLCGTFLENEYRGKLLNQRWTRGDKISRCRPSLRLQSRPIKMSLDTDDKRTRSRSKAGKVPSEIVGQELSCPTPGCNGSGHISGKYARHRSALSCPLARKRRLQEAESEQTASKRKSHPLKLTMDEGFNAESEGSGEETELREEEEEDEEQVKQKPSDQGRVEEEQVKQNTVTANTEEEDGDEEERDTVLGRHEEECIIIEASSTEKPKLSSSEDLSNYQHIVSNSMTHLNNHGAMSPQQQQSITVETQGKSPFREPEEEEKEGNETEETRNQGVLMSKENGVMKGEEEDMHIESQRESDHQYFTEEMETQHAEEEEDDDDDDEDDDDDDDDEVLRSEIKREGTYKEVKSEEEVERETSPSVVTATQGCHVREDYVSHKLTLPESYSFSKAATASPVIIELQSEESERDADLEGNDDDGDDDSLSQRSTVADESEMFDIMRGNLGLLEQAIALKAQQVKAHRELSRIPEHHRFFPLDDRSGKHMEHIRKSCFGKESSRSEKREIKCPTPGCDGTGHVTGLYPHHRSLSGCPHKDRIPPEILAMHENVLKCPTPGCTGQGHVNSNRNTHRSLSGCPIAAAEKLSKTHDKQHLPQPMAEHIKGSPNSDRILRPMCFVKQLEIPPHGSYRPSLVPATPRANLAKELEKYSKVSFDYASFDVQVFGKRMLAPKMHTSETSPKALKSKPPFPRASPPSPSLHGGYGKSSSSSYDYSHDAEAAHMAATAILNLSTRCWERPENLSIRHQDKSMEIEVDENGTLDLSMKKPIKRETGMSCASPEVRSPDLSSSSSSSSTSFHHGNSSISPHSLHTHKQEEWEGPLDYTKPNRQREEELEEMDHSTQSFASSDPEDCDMMQDSLEDRKYPGEVTTPSFKVRFQPKDNKKEVLLCPTPGCDGSGHITGNYASHRSLSGCPLADKSLRSLMAAHSAELKCPTPGCDGSGHITGNYASHRRCPVPGCDSLGHISGKYATHRSAYGCPLAARRQKEGLLNGSPFSWKAFKTEGPTCPTPGCDGSGHANGSFLTHRSLSGCPRASLNKKKAKFPGEEYLSTKFRASDVLDNDEDIKQLNKEISELNESNNEMEADMVNLQTQITSMEKNLKNIEQENKVIEEQNEALFMELSGLSQALIRSLANIRLPHMQEPITEQNFESYVSTLTDMYTNKDCYQNPENKALLETINKAVKGIKV, from the exons AAAATGAATACCGGGGGAAACTCCTGAACCAGCGCTGGACGCGAGGAGACAAGATCAGTCGCTGCCGGCCCTCTCTCAGACTGCAGAGCCGACCAATCAAA ATGAGTTTGGATACTGATGACAAGCGCACTCGCTCACGGTCCAAagcaggaaaag TTCCCTCAGAGATTGTGGGACAGGAGCTGAG CTGCCCTACTCCAGGATGCAATGGCTCAGGCCATATCAGTGGCAAATATGCCCGACACAGAAG TGCTTTGAGTTGCCCTTTGGCCAGAAAGAGGCGCTTACAGGAAGCAGAGTCAGAGCAAACTGCTTCCAAGAGGAAATCTCACCCGTTAAAGCTGACGATGGATGAAGGATTCAATGCAGAGAGTGAGGGGAGCGGAGAGGAGACGGAGTTGagggaagaagaggaggaggatgaagaacaGGTGAAACAGAAACCCAGTGATCAAGGACGTGTTGAAGAGGAGCAAGTGAAACAGAACACAGTGACCGCCAATACAGAGGAGGAGGATGGTGATGAAG aagaaagagatACTGTTTTaggacgacatgagg AGGAGTGCATCATAATTGAGGCGTCCAGCACAGAGAAGCCCAAGCTCTCATCCTCTGAGGATCTCTCTAACTATCAGCACATAGTGTCCAACTCAATGACGCACCTCAACAACCACGGTGCCATGTCACCCCAACAACAACAGTCCATCACAGTGGAAACACAAGGTAAAAGCCCTTTTAGGGAaccagaagaagaagagaaagaaggaAATGAAACAGAGGAAACAAGGAACCAAGGAGTTCTGATGTCTAAAGAGAATGGAGTGATGAAAGGTGAAGAAGAGGACATGCACATTGAGAGTCAGAGGGAGTCAGACCATCAGTATTTTACTGAGGAGATGGAGACACAACACgccgaagaagaagaagatgatgatgacgatgatgaagatgatgatgatgatgatgatgatgaggtgtTGAGATCTGAGATTAAAAGAGAAGGGACATACAAGGAAGTTAAGTCTGAAGAGGAAGTGGAGAGAGAAACCAGCCCTTCGGTTGTCACTGCCACTCAGGGATGTCACGTAAGGGAAGACTATGTTTCTCACAAACTTACATTGCCAGAAAGCTACAGCTTTAGTAAAGCTGCCACAGCATCTCCTGTGATCATCGAACTGCAGTCTGAGGAGTCAGAGAGGGATGCTGACTTGGAAGGTAACGATGACGATGGGGATGACGACAGCTTGTCTCAACGGTCGACGGTCGCGGACGAGTCTGAGATGTTCGACATCATGCGGGGGAACTTGGGGTTGCTGGAGCAGGCCATTGCTTTGAAAGCCCAACAGGTCAAAGCTCATCGTGAGCTCAGCCGCATTCCCGAACACCACCGCTTCTTTCCTCTCGACGACCGCTCCGGCAAACACATGGAACATATCCGCAAGAGCTGCTTCGGAAAAG AGAGCTCTAGATCAGAGAAGCGAGAGATCAAATGCCCAACCCCCGGGTGTGATGGAACGGGTCACGTGACAGGACTCTATCCCCACCACCGCAGTCTGTCAGGCTGCCCACACAAAGATCGGATCCCTCCAGAGA TTTTGGCCATGCACGAGAATGTCTTGAAGTGCCCAACACCAGGCTGCACTGGTCAGGGTCATGTCAACAGCAACCGAAACACACATCGCAG TTTGTCCGGATGTCCCATCGCTGCTGCCGAAAAACTTTCAAAGACTCACGACAAGCAACACCTGCCCCAGCCCATGGCCGAGCACATCAAGGGCAGCCCAAACTCTGACCGTATTCTCAG GCCCATGTGTTTTGTGAAGCAGTTGGAGATTCCTCCGCACGGCAGCTACAGGCCTAGCCTCGTACCCGCCACACCGCGCGCTAATCTGGCAAAGGAGCTGGAGAAGTACTCCAAGGTGTCCTTCGATTATGCAAGCTTCGACGTGCAGGTGTTCGGCAAGCGCATGCTCGCCCCAAAGATGCACACCAGCGAAACTTCACCCAAAGCCTTGAAAT CTAAACCTCCATTCCCCAGGGCCTCCCCCCCAAGTCCCAGCTTGCATGGTGGTTATGGAAAAAGCTCCTCCAGCAGCTACGATTATTCCCATGATGCCGAAGCTGCTCACATGGCCGCCACTGCAATCCTCAACCTGTCCACACGCTGCTGGGAGAGACCAGAGAACCTCAGCATCAGACACCAAGATAAG AGTATGGAAATTGAGGTGGATGAGAATGGCACCTTGGACTTAAGCATGAAGAAGCCCATAAAGAGAGAAACGGGCATGTCTTGTGCCAGCCCTGAAGTGCGTTCCCCTGATctgtcttcatcatcttcatcatcatccacATCttttcaccatggcaacagcagcATCTCACCCCACTCTTTACACACCCACAAACAAGAAGAGTGGGAGGGGCCTCTGGACTACACCAAACCCAATCGGCAGAGAGAAGAGGAGTTAGAAGAG ATGGACCACAGCACTCAGTCATTCGCCTCTTCTGACCCTGAGGATTGTGACATGATGCAGGACAGCCTTGAGGACAGGAAGTACCCCGGAGAGGTCACAACCCCCAGCTTTAAGGTCAGGTTCCAGCCTAAGGACAACAAGAAAGAGGTCTTGCT GTGTCCCACTCCGGGCTGTGACGGCAGCGGACACATCACCGGAAACTATGCATCGCATCGCAG CCTGTCTGGGTGTCCTCTCGCTGATAAGAGTCTTCGGTCCCTCATGGCAGCACACTCAGCCGAACTTAA ATGTCCAACTCCAGGATGTGATGGTTCAGGCCATATCACTGGTAACTACGCATCTCACAGAAG ATGCCCAGTGCCGGGTTGTGACAGCCTAGGTCACATCAGTGGGAAGTATGCCACTCACCGCAGTGCGTATGGATGCCCATTGGCTGCCAGGCGACAGAAGGAGGGTTTGCTGAATGGGTCTCCGTTCTCATGGAAGGCCTTTAAGACAGAAGGCCCAACCTGTCCCACACCAGGATGTGACGGATCAGGACACGCCAACGGCAGCTTCCTCACACACCGCAG TCTCTCAGGCTGCCCCAGAGCCTCCCTCAACAAGAAGAAAGCCAAGTTCCCTGGAGAAGAGTATCTCAGCACTAAGTTCAGAGCCAGTGATG TGTTAGACAATGACGAAGACATCAAGCAACTCAATAAAGAAATCAGCGAGCTCAATGAATCCAACAATGAGATGGAGGCAGATATGGTCAACCTTCAAACACAG ATTACATCCATGGAAAAGAACCTGAAAAACATCGAACAGGAGAATAAGGTGATTGAAGAACAGAATGAGGCATTGTTTATGGAGCTGTCTGGACTCAGTCAAGCTCTTATACGGAGTTTGGCCAACATCCGTCTGCCTCACATG CAGGAGCCAATCACAGAGCAGAATTTTGAGAGCTACGTGAGCACCCTGACCGACATGTACACCAATAAGGACTGCTACCAAAACCCAGAGAACAAGGCCCTTCTGGAGACCATCAACAAGGCAGTGAAAGGCATTAAGGTCTGA
- the myt1b gene encoding myelin transcription factor 1 isoform X3: MKLCGTFLENEYRGKLLNQRWTRGDKISRCRPSLRLQSRPIKMSLDTDDKRTRSRSKAGKVPSEIVGQELSCPTPGCNGSGHISGKYARHRSALSCPLARKRRLQEAESEQTASKRKSHPLKLTMDEGFNAESEGSGEETELREEEEEDEEQVKQKPSDQGRVEEEQVKQNTVTANTEEEDGDEEERDTVLGRHEEECIIIEASSTEKPKLSSSEDLSNYQHIVSNSMTHLNNHGAMSPQQQQSITVETQGKSPFREPEEEEKEGNETEETRNQGVLMSKENGVMKGEEEDMHIESQRESDHQYFTEEMETQHAEEEEDDDDDDEDDDDDDDDEVLRSEIKREGTYKEVKSEEEVERETSPSVVTATQGCHVREDYVSHKLTLPESYSFSKAATASPVIIELQSEESERDADLEGNDDDGDDDSLSQRSTVADESEMFDIMRGNLGLLEQAIALKAQQVKAHRELSRIPEHHRFFPLDDRSGKHMEHIRKSCFGKESSRSEKREIKCPTPGCDGTGHVTGLYPHHRSLSGCPHKDRIPPEILAMHENVLKCPTPGCTGQGHVNSNRNTHRSLSGCPIAAAEKLSKTHDKQHLPQPMAEHIKGSPNSDRILRPMCFVKQLEIPPHGSYRPSLVPATPRANLAKELEKYSKVSFDYASFDVQVFGKRMLAPKMHTSETSPKALKSKPPFPRASPPSPSLHGGYGKSSSSSYDYSHDAEAAHMAATAILNLSTRCWERPENLSIRHQDKSMEIEVDENGTLDLSMKKPIKRETGMSCASPEVRSPDLSSSSSSSSTSFHHGNSSISPHSLHTHKQEEWEGPLDYTKPNRQREEELEEMDHSTQSFASSDPEDCDMMQDSLEDRKYPGEVTTPSFKVRFQPKDNKKEVLLCPTPGCDGSGHITGNYASHRRCPTPGCDGSGHITGNYASHRSLSGCPRAKKGGIKTTPIKDDKEDSELLKCPVPGCDSLGHISGKYATHRSAYGCPLAARRQKEGLLNGSPFSWKAFKTEGPTCPTPGCDGSGHANGSFLTHRSLSGCPRASLNKKKAKFPGEEYLSTKFRASDVLDNDEDIKQLNKEISELNESNNEMEADMVNLQTQITSMEKNLKNIEQENKVIEEQNEALFMELSGLSQALIRSLANIRLPHMQEPITEQNFESYVSTLTDMYTNKDCYQNPENKALLETINKAVKGIKV, from the exons AAAATGAATACCGGGGGAAACTCCTGAACCAGCGCTGGACGCGAGGAGACAAGATCAGTCGCTGCCGGCCCTCTCTCAGACTGCAGAGCCGACCAATCAAA ATGAGTTTGGATACTGATGACAAGCGCACTCGCTCACGGTCCAAagcaggaaaag TTCCCTCAGAGATTGTGGGACAGGAGCTGAG CTGCCCTACTCCAGGATGCAATGGCTCAGGCCATATCAGTGGCAAATATGCCCGACACAGAAG TGCTTTGAGTTGCCCTTTGGCCAGAAAGAGGCGCTTACAGGAAGCAGAGTCAGAGCAAACTGCTTCCAAGAGGAAATCTCACCCGTTAAAGCTGACGATGGATGAAGGATTCAATGCAGAGAGTGAGGGGAGCGGAGAGGAGACGGAGTTGagggaagaagaggaggaggatgaagaacaGGTGAAACAGAAACCCAGTGATCAAGGACGTGTTGAAGAGGAGCAAGTGAAACAGAACACAGTGACCGCCAATACAGAGGAGGAGGATGGTGATGAAG aagaaagagatACTGTTTTaggacgacatgagg AGGAGTGCATCATAATTGAGGCGTCCAGCACAGAGAAGCCCAAGCTCTCATCCTCTGAGGATCTCTCTAACTATCAGCACATAGTGTCCAACTCAATGACGCACCTCAACAACCACGGTGCCATGTCACCCCAACAACAACAGTCCATCACAGTGGAAACACAAGGTAAAAGCCCTTTTAGGGAaccagaagaagaagagaaagaaggaAATGAAACAGAGGAAACAAGGAACCAAGGAGTTCTGATGTCTAAAGAGAATGGAGTGATGAAAGGTGAAGAAGAGGACATGCACATTGAGAGTCAGAGGGAGTCAGACCATCAGTATTTTACTGAGGAGATGGAGACACAACACgccgaagaagaagaagatgatgatgacgatgatgaagatgatgatgatgatgatgatgatgaggtgtTGAGATCTGAGATTAAAAGAGAAGGGACATACAAGGAAGTTAAGTCTGAAGAGGAAGTGGAGAGAGAAACCAGCCCTTCGGTTGTCACTGCCACTCAGGGATGTCACGTAAGGGAAGACTATGTTTCTCACAAACTTACATTGCCAGAAAGCTACAGCTTTAGTAAAGCTGCCACAGCATCTCCTGTGATCATCGAACTGCAGTCTGAGGAGTCAGAGAGGGATGCTGACTTGGAAGGTAACGATGACGATGGGGATGACGACAGCTTGTCTCAACGGTCGACGGTCGCGGACGAGTCTGAGATGTTCGACATCATGCGGGGGAACTTGGGGTTGCTGGAGCAGGCCATTGCTTTGAAAGCCCAACAGGTCAAAGCTCATCGTGAGCTCAGCCGCATTCCCGAACACCACCGCTTCTTTCCTCTCGACGACCGCTCCGGCAAACACATGGAACATATCCGCAAGAGCTGCTTCGGAAAAG AGAGCTCTAGATCAGAGAAGCGAGAGATCAAATGCCCAACCCCCGGGTGTGATGGAACGGGTCACGTGACAGGACTCTATCCCCACCACCGCAGTCTGTCAGGCTGCCCACACAAAGATCGGATCCCTCCAGAGA TTTTGGCCATGCACGAGAATGTCTTGAAGTGCCCAACACCAGGCTGCACTGGTCAGGGTCATGTCAACAGCAACCGAAACACACATCGCAG TTTGTCCGGATGTCCCATCGCTGCTGCCGAAAAACTTTCAAAGACTCACGACAAGCAACACCTGCCCCAGCCCATGGCCGAGCACATCAAGGGCAGCCCAAACTCTGACCGTATTCTCAG GCCCATGTGTTTTGTGAAGCAGTTGGAGATTCCTCCGCACGGCAGCTACAGGCCTAGCCTCGTACCCGCCACACCGCGCGCTAATCTGGCAAAGGAGCTGGAGAAGTACTCCAAGGTGTCCTTCGATTATGCAAGCTTCGACGTGCAGGTGTTCGGCAAGCGCATGCTCGCCCCAAAGATGCACACCAGCGAAACTTCACCCAAAGCCTTGAAAT CTAAACCTCCATTCCCCAGGGCCTCCCCCCCAAGTCCCAGCTTGCATGGTGGTTATGGAAAAAGCTCCTCCAGCAGCTACGATTATTCCCATGATGCCGAAGCTGCTCACATGGCCGCCACTGCAATCCTCAACCTGTCCACACGCTGCTGGGAGAGACCAGAGAACCTCAGCATCAGACACCAAGATAAG AGTATGGAAATTGAGGTGGATGAGAATGGCACCTTGGACTTAAGCATGAAGAAGCCCATAAAGAGAGAAACGGGCATGTCTTGTGCCAGCCCTGAAGTGCGTTCCCCTGATctgtcttcatcatcttcatcatcatccacATCttttcaccatggcaacagcagcATCTCACCCCACTCTTTACACACCCACAAACAAGAAGAGTGGGAGGGGCCTCTGGACTACACCAAACCCAATCGGCAGAGAGAAGAGGAGTTAGAAGAG ATGGACCACAGCACTCAGTCATTCGCCTCTTCTGACCCTGAGGATTGTGACATGATGCAGGACAGCCTTGAGGACAGGAAGTACCCCGGAGAGGTCACAACCCCCAGCTTTAAGGTCAGGTTCCAGCCTAAGGACAACAAGAAAGAGGTCTTGCT GTGTCCCACTCCGGGCTGTGACGGCAGCGGACACATCACCGGAAACTATGCATCGCATCGCAG ATGTCCAACTCCAGGATGTGATGGTTCAGGCCATATCACTGGTAACTACGCATCTCACAGAAG TTTGTCTGGGTGTCCACGGGCCAagaaaggtggaataaaaacaactcCCATCAAGGACGACAAGGAGGACTCCGAGCTCTTAAA ATGCCCAGTGCCGGGTTGTGACAGCCTAGGTCACATCAGTGGGAAGTATGCCACTCACCGCAGTGCGTATGGATGCCCATTGGCTGCCAGGCGACAGAAGGAGGGTTTGCTGAATGGGTCTCCGTTCTCATGGAAGGCCTTTAAGACAGAAGGCCCAACCTGTCCCACACCAGGATGTGACGGATCAGGACACGCCAACGGCAGCTTCCTCACACACCGCAG TCTCTCAGGCTGCCCCAGAGCCTCCCTCAACAAGAAGAAAGCCAAGTTCCCTGGAGAAGAGTATCTCAGCACTAAGTTCAGAGCCAGTGATG TGTTAGACAATGACGAAGACATCAAGCAACTCAATAAAGAAATCAGCGAGCTCAATGAATCCAACAATGAGATGGAGGCAGATATGGTCAACCTTCAAACACAG ATTACATCCATGGAAAAGAACCTGAAAAACATCGAACAGGAGAATAAGGTGATTGAAGAACAGAATGAGGCATTGTTTATGGAGCTGTCTGGACTCAGTCAAGCTCTTATACGGAGTTTGGCCAACATCCGTCTGCCTCACATG CAGGAGCCAATCACAGAGCAGAATTTTGAGAGCTACGTGAGCACCCTGACCGACATGTACACCAATAAGGACTGCTACCAAAACCCAGAGAACAAGGCCCTTCTGGAGACCATCAACAAGGCAGTGAAAGGCATTAAGGTCTGA
- the myt1b gene encoding myelin transcription factor 1 isoform X5 has product MKLCGTFLENEYRGKLLNQRWTRGDKISRCRPSLRLQSRPIKMSLDTDDKRTRSRSKAGKVPSEIVGQELSCPTPGCNGSGHISGKYARHRSALSCPLARKRRLQEAESEQTASKRKSHPLKLTMDEGFNAESEGSGEETELREEEEEDEEQVKQKPSDQGRVEEEQVKQNTVTANTEEEDGDEEERDTVLGRHEEECIIIEASSTEKPKLSSSEDLSNYQHIVSNSMTHLNNHGAMSPQQQQSITVETQGKSPFREPEEEEKEGNETEETRNQGVLMSKENGVMKGEEEDMHIESQRESDHQYFTEEMETQHAEEEEDDDDDDEDDDDDDDDEVLRSEIKREGTYKEVKSEEEVERETSPSVVTATQGCHVREDYVSHKLTLPESYSFSKAATASPVIIELQSEESERDADLEGNDDDGDDDSLSQRSTVADESEMFDIMRGNLGLLEQAIALKAQQVKAHRELSRIPEHHRFFPLDDRSGKHMEHIRKSCFGKESSRSEKREIKCPTPGCDGTGHVTGLYPHHRSLSGCPHKDRIPPEILAMHENVLKCPTPGCTGQGHVNSNRNTHRSLSGCPIAAAEKLSKTHDKQHLPQPMAEHIKGSPNSDRILRPMCFVKQLEIPPHGSYRPSLVPATPRANLAKELEKYSKVSFDYASFDVQVFGKRMLAPKMHTSETSPKALKSKPPFPRASPPSPSLHGGYGKSSSSSYDYSHDAEAAHMAATAILNLSTRCWERPENLSIRHQDKSMEIEVDENGTLDLSMKKPIKRETGMSCASPEVRSPDLSSSSSSSSTSFHHGNSSISPHSLHTHKQEEWEGPLDYTKPNRQREEELEEMDHSTQSFASSDPEDCDMMQDSLEDRKYPGEVTTPSFKVRFQPKDNKKEVLLCPTPGCDGSGHITGNYASHRRCPTPGCDGSGHITGNYASHRRCPVPGCDSLGHISGKYATHRSAYGCPLAARRQKEGLLNGSPFSWKAFKTEGPTCPTPGCDGSGHANGSFLTHRSLSGCPRASLNKKKAKFPGEEYLSTKFRASDVLDNDEDIKQLNKEISELNESNNEMEADMVNLQTQITSMEKNLKNIEQENKVIEEQNEALFMELSGLSQALIRSLANIRLPHMQEPITEQNFESYVSTLTDMYTNKDCYQNPENKALLETINKAVKGIKV; this is encoded by the exons AAAATGAATACCGGGGGAAACTCCTGAACCAGCGCTGGACGCGAGGAGACAAGATCAGTCGCTGCCGGCCCTCTCTCAGACTGCAGAGCCGACCAATCAAA ATGAGTTTGGATACTGATGACAAGCGCACTCGCTCACGGTCCAAagcaggaaaag TTCCCTCAGAGATTGTGGGACAGGAGCTGAG CTGCCCTACTCCAGGATGCAATGGCTCAGGCCATATCAGTGGCAAATATGCCCGACACAGAAG TGCTTTGAGTTGCCCTTTGGCCAGAAAGAGGCGCTTACAGGAAGCAGAGTCAGAGCAAACTGCTTCCAAGAGGAAATCTCACCCGTTAAAGCTGACGATGGATGAAGGATTCAATGCAGAGAGTGAGGGGAGCGGAGAGGAGACGGAGTTGagggaagaagaggaggaggatgaagaacaGGTGAAACAGAAACCCAGTGATCAAGGACGTGTTGAAGAGGAGCAAGTGAAACAGAACACAGTGACCGCCAATACAGAGGAGGAGGATGGTGATGAAG aagaaagagatACTGTTTTaggacgacatgagg AGGAGTGCATCATAATTGAGGCGTCCAGCACAGAGAAGCCCAAGCTCTCATCCTCTGAGGATCTCTCTAACTATCAGCACATAGTGTCCAACTCAATGACGCACCTCAACAACCACGGTGCCATGTCACCCCAACAACAACAGTCCATCACAGTGGAAACACAAGGTAAAAGCCCTTTTAGGGAaccagaagaagaagagaaagaaggaAATGAAACAGAGGAAACAAGGAACCAAGGAGTTCTGATGTCTAAAGAGAATGGAGTGATGAAAGGTGAAGAAGAGGACATGCACATTGAGAGTCAGAGGGAGTCAGACCATCAGTATTTTACTGAGGAGATGGAGACACAACACgccgaagaagaagaagatgatgatgacgatgatgaagatgatgatgatgatgatgatgatgaggtgtTGAGATCTGAGATTAAAAGAGAAGGGACATACAAGGAAGTTAAGTCTGAAGAGGAAGTGGAGAGAGAAACCAGCCCTTCGGTTGTCACTGCCACTCAGGGATGTCACGTAAGGGAAGACTATGTTTCTCACAAACTTACATTGCCAGAAAGCTACAGCTTTAGTAAAGCTGCCACAGCATCTCCTGTGATCATCGAACTGCAGTCTGAGGAGTCAGAGAGGGATGCTGACTTGGAAGGTAACGATGACGATGGGGATGACGACAGCTTGTCTCAACGGTCGACGGTCGCGGACGAGTCTGAGATGTTCGACATCATGCGGGGGAACTTGGGGTTGCTGGAGCAGGCCATTGCTTTGAAAGCCCAACAGGTCAAAGCTCATCGTGAGCTCAGCCGCATTCCCGAACACCACCGCTTCTTTCCTCTCGACGACCGCTCCGGCAAACACATGGAACATATCCGCAAGAGCTGCTTCGGAAAAG AGAGCTCTAGATCAGAGAAGCGAGAGATCAAATGCCCAACCCCCGGGTGTGATGGAACGGGTCACGTGACAGGACTCTATCCCCACCACCGCAGTCTGTCAGGCTGCCCACACAAAGATCGGATCCCTCCAGAGA TTTTGGCCATGCACGAGAATGTCTTGAAGTGCCCAACACCAGGCTGCACTGGTCAGGGTCATGTCAACAGCAACCGAAACACACATCGCAG TTTGTCCGGATGTCCCATCGCTGCTGCCGAAAAACTTTCAAAGACTCACGACAAGCAACACCTGCCCCAGCCCATGGCCGAGCACATCAAGGGCAGCCCAAACTCTGACCGTATTCTCAG GCCCATGTGTTTTGTGAAGCAGTTGGAGATTCCTCCGCACGGCAGCTACAGGCCTAGCCTCGTACCCGCCACACCGCGCGCTAATCTGGCAAAGGAGCTGGAGAAGTACTCCAAGGTGTCCTTCGATTATGCAAGCTTCGACGTGCAGGTGTTCGGCAAGCGCATGCTCGCCCCAAAGATGCACACCAGCGAAACTTCACCCAAAGCCTTGAAAT CTAAACCTCCATTCCCCAGGGCCTCCCCCCCAAGTCCCAGCTTGCATGGTGGTTATGGAAAAAGCTCCTCCAGCAGCTACGATTATTCCCATGATGCCGAAGCTGCTCACATGGCCGCCACTGCAATCCTCAACCTGTCCACACGCTGCTGGGAGAGACCAGAGAACCTCAGCATCAGACACCAAGATAAG AGTATGGAAATTGAGGTGGATGAGAATGGCACCTTGGACTTAAGCATGAAGAAGCCCATAAAGAGAGAAACGGGCATGTCTTGTGCCAGCCCTGAAGTGCGTTCCCCTGATctgtcttcatcatcttcatcatcatccacATCttttcaccatggcaacagcagcATCTCACCCCACTCTTTACACACCCACAAACAAGAAGAGTGGGAGGGGCCTCTGGACTACACCAAACCCAATCGGCAGAGAGAAGAGGAGTTAGAAGAG ATGGACCACAGCACTCAGTCATTCGCCTCTTCTGACCCTGAGGATTGTGACATGATGCAGGACAGCCTTGAGGACAGGAAGTACCCCGGAGAGGTCACAACCCCCAGCTTTAAGGTCAGGTTCCAGCCTAAGGACAACAAGAAAGAGGTCTTGCT GTGTCCCACTCCGGGCTGTGACGGCAGCGGACACATCACCGGAAACTATGCATCGCATCGCAG ATGTCCAACTCCAGGATGTGATGGTTCAGGCCATATCACTGGTAACTACGCATCTCACAGAAG ATGCCCAGTGCCGGGTTGTGACAGCCTAGGTCACATCAGTGGGAAGTATGCCACTCACCGCAGTGCGTATGGATGCCCATTGGCTGCCAGGCGACAGAAGGAGGGTTTGCTGAATGGGTCTCCGTTCTCATGGAAGGCCTTTAAGACAGAAGGCCCAACCTGTCCCACACCAGGATGTGACGGATCAGGACACGCCAACGGCAGCTTCCTCACACACCGCAG TCTCTCAGGCTGCCCCAGAGCCTCCCTCAACAAGAAGAAAGCCAAGTTCCCTGGAGAAGAGTATCTCAGCACTAAGTTCAGAGCCAGTGATG TGTTAGACAATGACGAAGACATCAAGCAACTCAATAAAGAAATCAGCGAGCTCAATGAATCCAACAATGAGATGGAGGCAGATATGGTCAACCTTCAAACACAG ATTACATCCATGGAAAAGAACCTGAAAAACATCGAACAGGAGAATAAGGTGATTGAAGAACAGAATGAGGCATTGTTTATGGAGCTGTCTGGACTCAGTCAAGCTCTTATACGGAGTTTGGCCAACATCCGTCTGCCTCACATG CAGGAGCCAATCACAGAGCAGAATTTTGAGAGCTACGTGAGCACCCTGACCGACATGTACACCAATAAGGACTGCTACCAAAACCCAGAGAACAAGGCCCTTCTGGAGACCATCAACAAGGCAGTGAAAGGCATTAAGGTCTGA